One window from the genome of Rufibacter tibetensis encodes:
- the amaB gene encoding L-piperidine-6-carboxylate dehydrogenase, which translates to MQTNITDILAQLGIKETNPAYSTGLTWGGENNPETRTIHSPTNGKTIATVNMASEADYEQVVTTAQQAFLQWRTWPSPKRGEVVRQIGLKLREYKEPLGKLVSYEMGKILQEGFGEVQEMIDICDFAVGLSRQLHGYTMHSERPTHRMYEQYHPLGVVGIISAFNFPVAVWSWNAMLATICGDVVVWKPSEKTPLTAVACQYIIQEVLRENEVPEGVFNFIIGDATIGSKMAHDERLPLISATGSTRMGKKVGEAVGRRLGRSLLELGGNNAIILTPNADLEMAIRAVVFGAVGTCGQRCTSTRRLIIHDSIYDEVKERLLKVYPNLPIGDPLKDGILVGPLIDKDATKAFLDALERVQQEGGNLLIGGEVLEGEEYATGTYVTPAIVEAEHSYHTVQEETFAPILYLIRYSGDVNNAIDIQNGVRQGLSSSIFSSNLLETEAFLSHWGSDCGIANVNIGTSGAEIGGAFGGEKDTGGGRESGSDAWRFYMRRQTNTINFGRELPLAQGIKFDL; encoded by the coding sequence ATGCAGACCAACATCACCGATATACTTGCCCAGTTAGGCATCAAGGAAACTAATCCCGCTTACAGTACCGGTTTAACCTGGGGCGGTGAAAACAACCCAGAAACCCGTACCATCCATTCGCCTACCAATGGCAAAACTATTGCCACAGTGAACATGGCTTCTGAAGCAGACTATGAGCAGGTGGTGACCACCGCCCAACAAGCTTTTCTGCAGTGGCGCACGTGGCCTTCTCCTAAGCGGGGCGAAGTGGTGCGGCAAATTGGGCTGAAGCTCCGCGAGTACAAAGAGCCACTGGGCAAACTGGTCAGCTATGAGATGGGCAAAATTCTTCAAGAAGGTTTTGGCGAGGTCCAGGAAATGATTGATATCTGTGACTTTGCGGTAGGCTTATCACGGCAGTTACACGGCTATACCATGCACTCAGAACGGCCTACGCACCGCATGTATGAGCAGTACCATCCCTTGGGTGTAGTGGGCATAATTTCGGCCTTTAACTTTCCGGTGGCCGTGTGGAGTTGGAATGCCATGCTGGCCACTATCTGCGGCGACGTGGTGGTGTGGAAACCCTCAGAGAAAACCCCTTTAACTGCCGTGGCCTGCCAATACATCATTCAGGAGGTGCTCAGGGAAAACGAGGTGCCGGAAGGAGTTTTCAACTTCATCATAGGAGATGCCACTATCGGGAGCAAAATGGCGCATGATGAGCGATTGCCTTTGATTTCTGCCACAGGTTCTACGCGCATGGGCAAGAAAGTAGGTGAGGCAGTGGGGCGGCGTTTAGGGCGTTCTTTGCTGGAATTAGGCGGAAACAACGCGATCATTTTGACGCCAAACGCAGACCTGGAAATGGCCATAAGAGCAGTTGTATTTGGGGCAGTAGGAACCTGCGGCCAACGCTGTACTTCTACCCGTCGTCTCATTATCCATGACAGCATTTATGACGAGGTGAAAGAGCGTTTGTTGAAGGTGTACCCCAACCTGCCCATAGGAGATCCGCTCAAAGACGGAATTCTGGTAGGGCCGCTCATTGACAAAGATGCTACAAAAGCTTTCCTGGATGCCTTGGAAAGAGTGCAGCAGGAAGGCGGAAATCTGTTGATTGGTGGAGAAGTGCTGGAAGGCGAGGAGTACGCCACCGGTACCTATGTTACGCCAGCCATTGTGGAAGCAGAGCATAGCTACCACACCGTGCAGGAAGAAACGTTTGCGCCTATTCTATACTTGATCAGATACAGCGGCGATGTGAACAATGCCATTGACATCCAGAACGGGGTGCGGCAAGGGTTGTCTTCATCTATCTTTTCTTCTAACCTGCTGGAGACAGAGGCATTTCTGAGCCACTGGGGTTCTGACTGCGGTATTGCCAACGTGAACATTGGTACCTCCGGGGCCGAGATTGGCGGGGCATTTGGTGGCGAGAAAGACACTGGTGGCGGACGTGAGTCTGGGTCAGATGCCTGGCGGTTCTACATGCGGCGTCAAACCAACACCATCAACTTCGGGCGGGAGCTGCCGTTGGCGCAGGGCATTAAATTTGACTTGTAA
- a CDS encoding RNA polymerase sigma factor, which produces METLEYTDVNAHVVARCKEGDRKAQYELYKLYSKSMFNVSMRITNDYTEAEDVLQESFLSAFRELHTFKGDSTFGSWLKRIVINKSITKVRSRRLQVVPMEDHQDIAEEAPDYDQEEMEYKVESIKKAIQSLPDGYRVVLTLYLLEGYDHGEIADILSISEATSKSQYSRARKKLLTLMQEQSFLS; this is translated from the coding sequence TTGGAAACGCTGGAATACACCGACGTAAACGCGCACGTGGTGGCCCGCTGTAAAGAGGGCGATCGGAAGGCGCAGTATGAGCTGTACAAACTTTACAGTAAGTCCATGTTCAACGTGAGCATGCGCATTACCAATGACTATACTGAGGCGGAAGATGTCTTGCAGGAATCATTTCTGAGCGCGTTCAGAGAGCTGCATACCTTCAAGGGAGACTCCACCTTCGGGAGCTGGTTAAAGCGCATTGTCATCAATAAGTCCATCACCAAGGTGCGCAGCCGGCGGCTGCAGGTGGTGCCCATGGAAGATCATCAGGACATCGCCGAAGAGGCGCCTGACTACGACCAGGAGGAGATGGAATATAAAGTAGAAAGCATCAAGAAAGCCATTCAGTCTTTGCCGGATGGTTATCGCGTGGTGCTCACCCTTTACTTGCTGGAAGGATATGACCACGGCGAGATTGCTGATATATTAAGTATAAGTGAGGCAACGTCTAAGTCACAGTACAGCCGAGCCCGTAAAAAATTGCTGACCCTCATGCAGGAGCAGTCGTTCTTAAGCTGA
- a CDS encoding alpha/beta fold hydrolase, whose product MKPYFLLTLTLWLGFSFSDTLAQTNPTPASSSQTAAREMRLTVSDGTELYVKVSGKGRPCLFVHGGPGAWSHSFEVLGINALEDSLQMIYVDQRGSGRSGKAPTGNYGPQRIAQDFDEIRQQLKHPTWTVLAHSFGGILATEYAYYYPKTISRMILLNGTLNLNYSAQVQIDKGLEILKPENPALFLDKTKPVIDRFMMIIQALNEKDKYHQLMYTTAEGLRKMNEEDAKRPSNYSFGQAWSNYPEYFQNFTEVSKHLKMPVLVISGQQDFSIGPDHYKSFKFPNQTTVSMPGGHVIYLEQNVAFQKEVKEFLKKTSKKG is encoded by the coding sequence ATGAAACCCTACTTCCTTCTTACTCTGACCCTGTGGCTGGGATTCAGTTTTTCTGACACCCTCGCCCAAACCAACCCCACTCCTGCCTCTTCTTCCCAAACCGCTGCCCGGGAGATGCGCCTCACCGTGAGTGACGGCACCGAACTCTATGTGAAGGTATCTGGCAAAGGCCGCCCCTGTCTGTTTGTGCACGGCGGGCCCGGCGCCTGGAGCCACTCCTTTGAAGTGCTTGGCATTAACGCCCTGGAAGATTCTTTGCAGATGATTTATGTAGACCAGCGCGGCAGCGGCCGTTCTGGCAAAGCACCAACCGGCAACTACGGCCCGCAGCGCATAGCACAGGACTTTGATGAGATCCGGCAACAGCTGAAGCACCCCACCTGGACCGTACTAGCCCACTCCTTCGGGGGCATTCTTGCTACCGAGTATGCCTATTACTACCCAAAAACCATTTCCCGCATGATTTTGCTAAATGGCACGCTAAACCTGAACTACTCGGCCCAGGTGCAGATAGACAAAGGATTAGAGATTCTGAAGCCTGAGAACCCCGCCCTTTTCTTGGACAAGACCAAGCCAGTGATTGACCGGTTTATGATGATCATTCAGGCGCTGAACGAAAAAGACAAATACCACCAGCTCATGTACACCACCGCTGAGGGCCTGCGGAAAATGAACGAAGAAGATGCCAAGCGCCCGTCAAACTACAGCTTTGGCCAGGCCTGGTCTAATTACCCAGAGTACTTCCAAAATTTCACCGAGGTGTCCAAGCATCTGAAGATGCCGGTGCTGGTAATCTCTGGGCAGCAGGATTTCTCTATTGGCCCAGACCATTACAAGAGCTTTAAATTCCCGAACCAGACTACGGTTTCCATGCCGGGCGGCCACGTGATTTACCTGGAGCAGAACGTGGCGTTCCAGAAGGAAGTGAAGGAGTTTCTGAAGAAAACCAGCAAGAAAGGTTAA
- a CDS encoding RidA family protein, whose protein sequence is MKNTPPDNLNASKAPEPVGLYPHARRVGNLLFLSGVGPRERGVKQIPGVTLDEEGNITSYDIEAQCHSVFKNVRYILEEAGSKWENLVDVTVFLTNMKADFQTYNRLYAEYFKDCQPCRTTVEVNALPTPIAIELKCIATI, encoded by the coding sequence ATGAAAAACACACCACCAGATAACCTCAACGCCTCCAAAGCTCCCGAGCCGGTTGGCCTGTACCCGCACGCTCGCCGCGTTGGTAATCTTTTGTTTCTTTCGGGTGTAGGACCCCGTGAAAGGGGAGTGAAGCAGATCCCGGGGGTAACCTTGGACGAGGAGGGCAACATCACCAGTTATGACATTGAAGCGCAGTGTCACTCAGTATTTAAAAACGTGCGGTACATTCTGGAGGAGGCTGGTTCTAAATGGGAAAACCTGGTAGATGTAACCGTCTTCCTCACCAACATGAAAGCCGACTTCCAGACCTACAACCGCCTATATGCCGAGTATTTCAAAGACTGCCAACCCTGCCGTACTACTGTTGAGGTAAATGCGTTGCCCACCCCAATCGCCATTGAATTAAAGTGCATCGCCACTATCTGA
- a CDS encoding Do family serine endopeptidase, which translates to MRTKQFMLGLMLSAMVGGGVAVGGYKLLEDETPATGQQLPNTNVRYTSAMRSSDVVVPEGLNFVTSAELVTPAVVHVTTEYKVQARRGPSASEMHPFFRDFFGDDFEGYQRQQQGPAMGSGSGVIIASNGYVVTNNHVIDRADKIQVILDDKRTFEATLVGTDPNTDIALLKINADNLPALRYGNSDNVRVGEWVLAVGNPFNLNSTVTAGIVSAKGRNVGILQGAGNMSVESFIQTDAAVNPGNSGGALVNLNGDLIGINTAIASQTGSFAGYSFAVPSSIVSKVVDDLLKYGEVQRALLGVQMQEVNADLAKEKNLKTLNGVYVAGFSESSAAKTAGLQEGDVITQINGVKVNTSAQLQEQVTRYRPGDKIKVAFLRGGNEKTINVTLRNASGSTEIVKRDPNSTKAVTIDGARFEAASKQELNKLELTGGVKISGVEKSAFAETGMKDGFIITSIDKTPTNTPQDVDKVLKNTRRGGLLIEGVYPDGRRAYYAMGR; encoded by the coding sequence ATGAGAACAAAACAGTTTATGTTAGGGCTGATGCTCTCCGCAATGGTGGGTGGAGGTGTGGCTGTTGGTGGTTATAAACTGCTGGAAGATGAAACGCCTGCCACCGGGCAACAGCTGCCAAATACTAATGTTCGGTACACCAGTGCCATGCGGTCTTCTGACGTGGTGGTGCCCGAAGGCTTGAATTTTGTTACCTCCGCAGAGTTGGTAACCCCAGCAGTAGTCCACGTAACTACAGAATATAAAGTGCAGGCCCGTCGTGGTCCAAGCGCAAGTGAGATGCACCCCTTCTTCCGTGATTTCTTCGGAGACGATTTTGAAGGATATCAACGCCAGCAACAAGGTCCGGCTATGGGCTCTGGTTCTGGGGTAATTATTGCCTCTAACGGGTATGTGGTTACCAACAACCACGTAATTGACCGTGCAGACAAGATTCAGGTAATCCTGGACGATAAACGCACCTTTGAAGCTACTCTGGTAGGTACTGACCCTAATACAGATATTGCACTGCTTAAAATCAACGCTGACAACCTGCCTGCCTTACGGTATGGTAACTCAGACAATGTGAGAGTTGGCGAGTGGGTGTTGGCAGTAGGTAACCCCTTCAACCTGAACTCTACGGTGACTGCCGGTATTGTGAGCGCGAAAGGCCGTAATGTAGGTATCCTGCAAGGTGCCGGTAACATGAGCGTAGAGTCTTTCATCCAGACCGATGCCGCTGTGAACCCTGGTAATAGTGGGGGAGCCTTGGTGAACCTGAATGGGGACCTGATTGGTATCAACACCGCCATTGCTTCACAGACTGGGTCCTTTGCTGGTTATTCCTTTGCTGTTCCTTCGTCTATTGTAAGCAAAGTGGTAGATGATTTGCTCAAATATGGCGAAGTACAACGTGCTTTGTTAGGAGTACAGATGCAGGAAGTGAATGCTGACCTTGCCAAAGAGAAAAACCTAAAAACCTTGAACGGGGTGTATGTAGCTGGTTTCTCTGAAAGCAGCGCCGCTAAAACTGCTGGTTTACAAGAAGGTGACGTAATCACGCAAATCAACGGGGTGAAGGTAAATACCAGTGCCCAGTTGCAAGAGCAAGTGACAAGATACCGTCCGGGCGATAAGATCAAAGTAGCCTTTTTGCGCGGAGGAAACGAGAAGACAATCAATGTGACCCTGCGTAATGCCAGCGGAAGTACTGAGATTGTGAAACGCGACCCTAACTCAACTAAAGCCGTGACTATTGACGGTGCCAGATTTGAAGCTGCTTCTAAGCAGGAGCTAAACAAACTGGAATTGACAGGTGGGGTTAAAATTTCTGGAGTAGAGAAAAGTGCTTTTGCCGAAACCGGTATGAAAGATGGCTTCATCATCACCAGCATTGACAAAACACCTACCAACACGCCGCAAGACGTGGACAAGGTGCTTAAAAATACGCGCCGTGGAGGTCTCCTGATTGAAGGAGTTTATCCAGATGGTCGTAGAGCCTACTACGCCATGGGTCGATAA
- a CDS encoding DUF4442 domain-containing protein, with amino-acid sequence MTTVSTAAFRKLVANPVNLKLFLLKNLPMAYLAGIRIRKLTDQEAQVVIKYRYITKNPFRSIYFACLAMAAEMASGVLSMMHLYQAQPSVSMLVVGMEAEFSKKAVGTITFTCSDGEAIAAAVRVAQRTGQGSNLQAVSIGRDGKGEEVARFRITWSYKARATKA; translated from the coding sequence ATGACAACCGTATCTACTGCTGCCTTCCGTAAATTAGTCGCCAATCCGGTGAATTTGAAGCTTTTCCTGCTCAAGAACCTGCCCATGGCGTATCTGGCGGGCATCAGAATCAGAAAACTCACGGACCAGGAAGCGCAGGTGGTTATCAAATACAGGTATATCACTAAAAATCCGTTCAGGTCAATTTACTTCGCCTGTTTGGCCATGGCTGCCGAAATGGCTTCTGGGGTGTTGAGTATGATGCACCTGTACCAGGCGCAGCCGTCGGTGTCTATGCTGGTAGTAGGCATGGAGGCTGAGTTCAGCAAAAAAGCCGTGGGTACCATCACCTTCACCTGTTCAGATGGGGAGGCTATTGCCGCTGCCGTAAGGGTGGCCCAACGCACAGGGCAGGGAAGTAACCTACAAGCCGTGAGCATTGGCCGCGATGGAAAAGGGGAGGAGGTAGCCCGGTTTAGGATCACCTGGTCCTATAAAGCCCGGGCCACAAAAGCTTAA
- a CDS encoding MutS-related protein — protein MIENSPEALFAEREQRFFSAEERQATRYRWVGWLRLSFFVGSVLGCVLLFYYGQNGAGLGLLIGGYFIFAMLIHWHNKIEYARKHQLYLGLINRRENERLRGELTSFPDGEEFQEPNHYYTADLDVFGPNSLFQLLNRGVTRLGQQRLAEWLKAPAPAQEIIARQEAVAELKPDLDWRQNLEARAMHHHRKTQQLPQPFLLWLKSPNFFTGKGWLVALTFLLPLLTIGTAVYWAEGYSHYPFLGLVLLQFMIAYKYQRQRDEYYEESTGMYETLRSYTDLLVHIEGRSFKSPKALGLQQQLKIDERQASEHVRKLASIIQFLSARLNTYLNFILNHVFMWDFIWMWRLERWKKTMSGNIGLVLNAAAEFEALASLAAFQYANPSYAVPLISSNAFEFDAQDLSHPLIFSPTRTANSISFQGAGHTVLITGSNMSGKSTFLRAVGVNMVLAFTGTAVCANRLTVFPAQVYTSMRTEDNLAENTSSFYAELKRLKILIDLTASNEPVYFFLDEILKGTNSHDRHQGAMALIRQLHQRQAAGFVSTHDLELGTMEDELPGSVQNFSFNSYFEDGQLRFDYTLRPGICQSFNASQLMRQMGIEV, from the coding sequence ATGATAGAAAACTCTCCAGAAGCATTGTTCGCTGAACGGGAACAACGCTTTTTCTCCGCTGAGGAGCGTCAGGCTACCAGGTACCGCTGGGTAGGCTGGCTTCGGTTGTCTTTTTTTGTGGGTTCCGTTTTGGGCTGTGTGTTGCTGTTCTACTACGGGCAAAATGGGGCAGGTCTAGGCTTGCTCATTGGCGGGTACTTTATCTTCGCAATGCTTATTCATTGGCACAACAAAATTGAGTACGCCCGCAAGCACCAACTCTACCTGGGCTTGATTAACCGAAGAGAAAACGAACGCCTTAGAGGTGAGCTGACCTCTTTTCCTGACGGGGAAGAGTTTCAGGAACCCAATCATTACTACACGGCAGACTTAGACGTTTTCGGGCCGAATTCTTTATTTCAGCTTTTAAATAGGGGAGTGACCCGGCTGGGCCAGCAACGGCTGGCTGAATGGTTGAAAGCACCCGCACCTGCCCAGGAAATTATTGCGCGGCAAGAGGCAGTGGCAGAACTCAAACCTGACCTTGACTGGCGGCAGAACTTAGAGGCCCGCGCCATGCACCATCACCGCAAAACCCAGCAACTACCCCAACCTTTCCTGTTATGGCTCAAAAGCCCTAACTTCTTTACCGGCAAAGGCTGGCTGGTAGCCCTCACGTTCCTTTTGCCTTTGCTCACCATTGGAACCGCCGTGTACTGGGCTGAAGGGTATTCTCATTACCCTTTCCTGGGGTTGGTGCTGTTGCAGTTTATGATTGCTTACAAGTACCAGCGGCAGCGCGATGAGTATTACGAGGAAAGCACCGGCATGTATGAGACCTTGCGCAGCTACACAGACCTGCTCGTGCACATTGAAGGACGAAGTTTTAAAAGCCCGAAAGCGCTGGGCTTGCAGCAGCAACTCAAAATAGATGAGCGGCAGGCTTCTGAGCACGTGCGCAAACTGGCGTCAATCATTCAGTTCCTTTCGGCGCGGCTAAATACTTACCTTAATTTTATCTTGAACCACGTGTTCATGTGGGACTTTATCTGGATGTGGCGTCTGGAGCGCTGGAAAAAGACCATGTCTGGCAATATTGGGTTGGTGCTTAATGCGGCAGCTGAGTTTGAGGCCTTGGCAAGCCTGGCGGCTTTTCAGTATGCCAATCCTTCCTATGCTGTTCCTCTTATTAGCTCCAATGCCTTTGAGTTTGATGCCCAAGACCTGAGCCATCCGCTTATTTTTAGTCCTACCCGTACTGCCAACAGCATTTCATTTCAGGGGGCAGGCCACACGGTCCTTATTACGGGTTCTAACATGTCTGGGAAGAGTACGTTTCTGCGGGCCGTAGGCGTGAACATGGTGCTCGCCTTTACGGGTACTGCCGTCTGCGCGAACCGCCTCACCGTGTTCCCGGCCCAAGTGTACACCAGCATGCGCACCGAAGATAACCTCGCGGAGAATACCTCTTCCTTTTATGCGGAGCTGAAGCGCCTTAAAATCCTCATTGACCTGACAGCAAGCAATGAACCTGTCTACTTCTTCCTTGACGAAATCCTGAAAGGCACCAACTCACATGACCGGCACCAAGGGGCCATGGCTTTGATCCGGCAATTGCATCAACGGCAGGCGGCTGGCTTCGTGTCCACCCATGATCTGGAGTTGGGTACCATGGAAGATGAGTTGCCAGGCTCGGTGCAGAACTTCAGCTTCAATAGCTATTTTGAAGACGGGCAACTACGCTTTGACTATACCCTGCGGCCTGGTATCTGCCAAAGCTTTAATGCCAGCCAACTCATGCGCCAAATGGGCATTGAAGTATAG
- a CDS encoding M20 metallopeptidase family protein, translating into MQDLTNHIQQLAKRYAADTVATRQHLHQHPELSFQEYETSDYVFQKLREFGLEPERVTETGVVVLVKGRNPDKATTALRADLDALPILETNEVAYKSRNEGVMHACGHDVHTSSLLTTARILQDLREEFEGTVKLIFQPGEEKFPGGASLMIKEGVLENPSPQSIMGQHVFPFLPAGKVGFRSGMYMASADEIYITVKGKGGHGGLPEQLVDPVLISAHLLVALQQIVSRRANPKIPSVLSFGKVIANGATNVIPGEVKIEGTFRTMDEAWRAEAKQKIKKLAEGLCESMGGSCEINIMDGYPFLKNDPELVARARTAAEAYLGAENVVELDMWMAAEDFAYYSQQTDACFYRLGTRNEERGITSGVHTPTFNIDEDALEVGSGLMAWLAIKELQALAN; encoded by the coding sequence ATGCAAGATTTGACCAATCATATTCAGCAACTCGCCAAGCGTTATGCCGCAGACACCGTTGCTACCCGCCAGCACCTGCACCAGCATCCTGAACTATCTTTTCAGGAATACGAGACTTCAGACTACGTTTTCCAGAAGTTGCGGGAGTTTGGGCTTGAGCCGGAACGGGTAACCGAAACCGGCGTTGTTGTCCTCGTCAAAGGCCGAAACCCTGACAAAGCCACCACCGCCCTGCGCGCTGACTTAGACGCGTTGCCTATTTTGGAGACGAATGAGGTGGCCTATAAATCGAGGAACGAGGGCGTGATGCACGCGTGCGGCCATGACGTGCACACTTCTTCCTTGCTGACCACCGCCCGAATCTTGCAGGACCTACGTGAAGAGTTTGAGGGAACTGTCAAGTTGATCTTCCAGCCTGGGGAGGAGAAATTTCCGGGTGGTGCTTCGCTCATGATCAAAGAAGGGGTGCTGGAAAACCCGTCGCCACAAAGCATCATGGGCCAGCACGTGTTCCCGTTTCTTCCGGCCGGTAAAGTAGGGTTTCGGTCTGGCATGTACATGGCCTCCGCCGATGAAATCTATATTACCGTGAAAGGCAAAGGCGGCCACGGCGGATTGCCGGAACAACTGGTAGACCCCGTCCTTATTTCTGCGCACCTGCTGGTAGCCTTGCAGCAAATTGTCAGCCGCCGTGCTAATCCCAAAATTCCGTCTGTCTTGTCCTTCGGGAAAGTGATTGCCAATGGGGCAACCAACGTGATCCCGGGCGAGGTGAAGATAGAAGGGACCTTCCGGACCATGGATGAAGCCTGGCGCGCCGAAGCCAAACAGAAAATAAAGAAACTAGCCGAAGGTCTGTGCGAAAGTATGGGCGGCTCTTGTGAGATCAACATCATGGACGGCTACCCTTTCCTAAAGAATGACCCGGAACTGGTAGCCCGCGCCCGCACCGCCGCCGAGGCCTATCTAGGTGCTGAAAACGTAGTGGAGCTGGACATGTGGATGGCCGCCGAAGACTTCGCGTATTATTCTCAACAAACGGATGCCTGCTTTTATCGTTTGGGCACCAGAAACGAGGAGCGGGGCATTACCTCTGGGGTGCACACGCCTACTTTCAACATTGATGAAGATGCCTTGGAGGTAGGAAGTGGCTTGATGGCCTGGTTAGCAATCAAAGAACTGCAAGCCCTGGCAAATTAG
- a CDS encoding Hsp20/alpha crystallin family protein: MTTVKQHPVLQSRGPQTFSSLLDTFFQDSVNNRRVQGFTPAVDLWETEKSFELELALPGVTKENIAVEFEDGVLRVSGERAFKKENQEQKYHRVENLYGKFRRSFQLPENVDAAAINAQFENGVLHISVPKVEEKVVKHQIFVK, encoded by the coding sequence ATGACAACTGTAAAACAACATCCGGTATTACAAAGCAGAGGCCCACAGACCTTTAGCAGCCTATTAGACACTTTCTTTCAAGACAGTGTGAACAACAGAAGAGTGCAGGGCTTCACGCCAGCGGTAGACCTTTGGGAAACCGAGAAGAGTTTTGAACTTGAGCTTGCTTTGCCAGGGGTGACCAAAGAAAACATTGCGGTTGAGTTTGAAGACGGTGTGCTTCGCGTTAGCGGTGAGCGTGCCTTCAAGAAAGAAAACCAGGAGCAGAAGTACCACCGGGTAGAGAATCTGTACGGTAAATTCAGACGCTCTTTCCAACTGCCAGAAAATGTAGACGCCGCTGCAATTAATGCCCAATTTGAAAACGGTGTGCTGCATATCTCCGTACCAAAAGTAGAGGAGAAGGTAGTGAAGCATCAGATTTTTGTGAAGTAA
- a CDS encoding SMP-30/gluconolactonase/LRE family protein — protein sequence MTKRNVLIGFAGAALILLLPALLTAQITDKNSIVAKGAKVEKLGDGYAFTEGPAVDREGNVFFTDQPNNKIYKWSASTGKISLFSDQAGRSNGLYFDQKGNLIAAADLDNQIWSFDKAGRPTVLVKDYQGKLLNGPNDLWITPKGGMYITDPLYKREYWTRNPERQQDGEHLYYLSPDKSKFYRADTTLVKPNGIVGTPDGKKLYVADIEANKTYVYTINADGSLSNKKLFAPMGSDGMTIDNRGNVYLTGKGVTVFDKAGKQIAHIPIQENWTANVVFGGKDRSTLFITAMGAVYGLKMKVKGM from the coding sequence ATGACGAAAAGAAACGTATTGATTGGGTTTGCGGGTGCTGCCCTAATCCTTCTATTGCCAGCTTTGCTTACCGCGCAAATCACAGACAAGAATTCTATTGTGGCCAAAGGTGCCAAGGTGGAGAAACTAGGCGATGGGTACGCTTTTACCGAGGGACCGGCAGTAGACCGTGAGGGGAACGTGTTCTTCACAGATCAGCCCAATAACAAGATCTACAAATGGTCCGCCAGCACAGGAAAAATCAGCCTGTTTTCAGATCAGGCCGGGCGATCAAATGGCCTGTATTTTGACCAGAAAGGCAACCTCATCGCCGCGGCAGACTTAGATAACCAGATTTGGTCATTTGATAAAGCCGGGCGTCCTACGGTTCTGGTGAAAGACTACCAAGGCAAACTGCTCAACGGACCCAACGATCTTTGGATTACCCCAAAAGGCGGCATGTACATCACAGACCCCTTGTATAAACGAGAGTACTGGACCAGAAATCCCGAAAGGCAACAGGATGGCGAGCATCTCTATTACCTGAGTCCTGATAAGTCAAAGTTTTACCGGGCAGACACCACCTTGGTAAAGCCTAACGGGATCGTAGGTACGCCGGACGGAAAGAAGCTGTACGTGGCAGACATAGAAGCAAACAAAACCTATGTGTACACGATTAACGCTGACGGATCTCTCTCAAACAAAAAGTTGTTTGCACCCATGGGTTCTGATGGAATGACAATCGATAACAGGGGAAATGTGTACCTCACAGGCAAGGGCGTAACCGTGTTTGATAAGGCAGGCAAGCAGATTGCGCACATTCCCATCCAGGAGAACTGGACCGCCAATGTGGTGTTCGGCGGAAAAGACCGGTCAACCCTTTTTATTACGGCAATGGGTGCGGTGTATGGCTTGAAAATGAAAGTGAAAGGCATGTAA